A genomic segment from Candidatus Brocadia sinica JPN1 encodes:
- the nifJ gene encoding pyruvate:ferredoxin (flavodoxin) oxidoreductase: MSRKMVTVDGCTACAHVVHATNEIITIYPITPSSPIAEICDAKSAAGQMNIWGSVPKVSQMQSEAGVAGAVHGSLTTGALATTISCSQGLLLLLPNMYKIAGELAPTVFHITARSLACQGLSIFGDHSDVMTARSTGFAMLCSKNVQEAMDFALIAQAATLESRIPFMHFFDGFRTSHEVQKIEEVTFDDMRAMIDDELVIAHRKRGLTPDRPNIRGTAQNPDVYFQGRETVNKYYHVTPTIVQKVMDKFAQKTGRQYKLFEYSGDPNAERIIVTMGSSGETVLNTIHALNAKGARLGLVQVRLFRPFDIDAFVNSLPKSVKSIAVLDRTKEPGAIGEPLYLDVRTAIGEAMDKGTAKFKDYPIIIGGRYGLGSKDFTPAMVKAVFDNISQNKPKNHFTIGIHDDVTGTSLEYDEFFSIEGSGDFRALFYGLGADGTVGANKNTIKIIGTETENYAQGYFVYDSKKSGSTTVSHVRFGKEKIFKPYLVSKGNFIACHNPAFLEKIDMLSHAEEGATFLLTTSHKKDEIWDTLPVEVQEQLISKKMKFYIIDAISLADELGLGSRINMIMQTAFFVISGIIPKEDAVKAIKTEIKKTYIKKGEEVVKLNYAAVDKALQNIVEVKVPGKVTSKNRMLPPVPEDAPEFVRKVTAKMIADKGDSLPVSAIPADGTWPTGTTQYEKRNIGVHIPIWEPDICIQCGQCSFVCPHSTIRIKAYDPSLLKDAPPAFKSINATGKELNGLKFTVQVAPEDCTGCGSCVYNCPGQKKDAEGKKIPDFKAINMRLQEPLRHQEAENYKFFLGLPETDPAKFNVKSVKGSQFVKPLFEYCSACPGCGETPYIKLLTQLFGDRLLIANATGCSSIYGGNLPTTPYTKGDDGRGPAWSNSLFEDTAEFGLGMRQTVDKFYAQAIELADRLLKNPSYSDAKELFASLKNADQSTQAGIDAQRNRVEELKKRLLKDTSPEARSLHSLADYLVKKSVWAIGGDGWGYDIGYGGVDHVLASGENMKLLIMDTEVYSNTGGQMSKATPLGAIAQFAAGGKRTPKKNIGMMMATYGNVYIAQVAFGANLVQTIKAVSEADAYNGPALIIAYSVCIAHGIDMSKGIEQQKKAVACGYWPLYRYNPELEAEGKNPLVIDSKEPTISFEEYAYNENRYRALRASNPEVAAALMKQAEDVIKRRWKILKHQAMWSPVENQ, from the coding sequence ATGAGTCGTAAGATGGTAACCGTTGATGGCTGCACGGCGTGTGCACATGTGGTGCATGCCACTAATGAAATTATTACAATTTATCCGATAACTCCTTCATCGCCCATCGCAGAGATCTGCGATGCAAAATCTGCAGCAGGACAGATGAATATATGGGGATCAGTGCCGAAGGTGAGCCAAATGCAGTCAGAGGCAGGGGTTGCGGGGGCTGTGCACGGGTCGCTGACAACGGGTGCACTGGCAACCACTATTTCATGTTCTCAGGGGCTTTTATTGCTTCTTCCGAACATGTACAAGATTGCCGGAGAACTTGCCCCAACGGTCTTTCACATAACCGCACGTTCCCTTGCATGCCAGGGATTGTCTATATTTGGCGACCATTCAGACGTCATGACTGCACGATCTACTGGTTTTGCCATGCTGTGCTCGAAAAACGTCCAGGAGGCAATGGATTTTGCCTTAATTGCACAGGCGGCTACCCTTGAATCCAGGATACCATTCATGCACTTCTTCGACGGCTTCAGGACGTCCCACGAGGTGCAGAAGATTGAGGAAGTTACCTTTGATGATATGCGGGCAATGATCGATGATGAGCTTGTGATAGCCCACCGCAAGCGGGGGCTTACCCCTGATCGGCCCAATATACGCGGTACGGCACAGAACCCCGATGTATATTTCCAGGGAAGGGAAACGGTAAATAAATACTATCATGTAACACCAACTATCGTTCAGAAGGTAATGGATAAGTTTGCCCAAAAAACCGGGCGTCAATATAAACTCTTCGAATACTCTGGCGACCCGAATGCCGAGCGTATCATTGTGACAATGGGTTCATCGGGGGAGACGGTGCTCAATACGATTCATGCCTTGAATGCGAAAGGGGCAAGGCTGGGGCTTGTTCAGGTAAGGCTCTTTAGACCCTTTGATATCGATGCCTTTGTGAACAGTTTACCAAAGAGTGTTAAATCGATTGCCGTCCTTGACCGTACCAAAGAACCCGGTGCGATCGGCGAGCCATTATACCTTGATGTCAGGACTGCCATTGGTGAGGCAATGGATAAAGGGACGGCTAAGTTCAAGGATTATCCAATAATTATTGGGGGCCGTTACGGCCTTGGTTCAAAAGATTTTACCCCGGCAATGGTAAAGGCTGTTTTTGATAATATCTCACAGAACAAGCCAAAGAATCACTTTACCATCGGCATTCATGACGATGTCACTGGCACCAGTCTTGAATATGATGAGTTCTTTAGTATAGAAGGAAGTGGAGATTTTCGCGCCCTATTTTACGGCTTGGGTGCTGACGGTACCGTTGGTGCCAACAAGAATACCATTAAGATTATAGGGACGGAAACAGAGAATTACGCACAGGGCTACTTTGTTTATGATTCTAAGAAGTCAGGTTCGACTACGGTATCCCACGTGCGGTTTGGAAAGGAGAAGATATTTAAACCGTATCTCGTTTCAAAGGGAAATTTCATTGCCTGTCATAATCCTGCTTTCCTTGAGAAGATTGACATGTTATCTCATGCAGAGGAAGGAGCAACGTTTCTGCTCACCACCTCACACAAGAAGGACGAGATATGGGATACCTTACCGGTTGAGGTGCAAGAGCAGCTTATCTCCAAGAAGATGAAGTTTTATATCATTGACGCCATTTCTCTCGCTGATGAACTCGGACTCGGTTCAAGGATCAATATGATCATGCAGACGGCCTTCTTTGTTATTTCGGGCATTATTCCGAAAGAAGACGCTGTTAAAGCGATCAAGACCGAGATTAAAAAGACCTATATAAAAAAGGGCGAAGAAGTAGTTAAGCTGAACTATGCCGCTGTGGACAAGGCACTGCAAAATATTGTTGAGGTGAAGGTACCAGGCAAGGTTACCAGCAAGAACAGGATGCTGCCACCGGTACCAGAAGATGCACCTGAATTTGTCAGGAAGGTAACGGCAAAAATGATTGCCGACAAGGGGGATTCCCTGCCCGTTTCGGCTATACCCGCCGATGGGACATGGCCAACGGGAACCACCCAGTATGAGAAACGAAATATAGGGGTACACATCCCGATATGGGAGCCTGATATCTGCATACAATGCGGTCAATGTTCATTTGTCTGTCCTCACTCAACCATCAGGATAAAGGCATATGATCCATCATTGCTAAAGGATGCGCCTCCTGCATTTAAATCCATTAATGCTACGGGTAAAGAACTCAACGGACTTAAATTTACCGTTCAGGTAGCGCCTGAAGACTGTACCGGATGCGGTTCCTGTGTGTATAACTGTCCAGGGCAGAAAAAGGATGCCGAAGGGAAGAAGATACCGGACTTTAAGGCAATCAATATGAGGCTCCAGGAACCACTGCGGCATCAGGAGGCAGAGAATTACAAGTTCTTCCTTGGCCTGCCCGAAACCGATCCTGCGAAGTTTAACGTGAAGTCGGTTAAAGGAAGCCAGTTCGTGAAACCTCTCTTTGAGTATTGCAGTGCGTGCCCTGGTTGTGGAGAAACCCCTTACATAAAATTGCTTACTCAGTTGTTCGGCGATCGTTTGCTTATTGCAAACGCTACGGGCTGTTCTTCTATTTACGGTGGCAATCTGCCAACAACCCCATACACAAAGGGGGACGATGGGAGAGGACCGGCATGGTCGAATTCATTGTTTGAAGATACTGCCGAATTTGGTCTTGGCATGAGACAGACGGTGGACAAGTTTTATGCACAAGCAATTGAATTAGCGGATAGGCTTTTGAAGAACCCTTCCTATTCAGATGCAAAAGAACTCTTTGCCTCACTGAAAAATGCCGATCAATCCACACAGGCGGGCATTGATGCACAGAGGAATCGTGTTGAAGAGTTAAAAAAGAGATTGTTGAAAGATACTTCTCCTGAGGCAAGGAGCCTCCATTCCCTTGCCGATTACCTGGTCAAGAAGTCAGTATGGGCGATTGGTGGTGACGGATGGGGCTATGATATCGGTTATGGCGGGGTAGACCATGTGCTAGCATCGGGTGAGAATATGAAACTCCTTATTATGGATACCGAGGTCTATTCAAATACTGGTGGCCAGATGTCAAAGGCAACCCCCCTGGGGGCGATTGCCCAGTTTGCGGCGGGAGGAAAGAGGACTCCCAAAAAGAATATTGGTATGATGATGGCTACGTATGGCAATGTGTATATTGCCCAGGTAGCCTTCGGGGCAAATCTCGTACAGACGATAAAGGCAGTTTCGGAAGCCGATGCGTACA
- a CDS encoding MIP/aquaporin family protein, with protein sequence MKAYKKYMAEFVGTFALVFIAAGSVCADFYLRQAGGQGLGLLGISIAFGVVVIAVIYATSYVSGSHVNPAVTISFWISRRMDPNTAIMYIISQIAGATLAGLALRTLFPDALKTVYLGTCMLSPGVSIGRGILMEFIITFLLVFTIYGTLVDRRASSGFAGVAVGLVVLFGAMIGGTISGGAMNPARVFGPAIASGQFTHHYVWWIGPILGGIVAGFVYDQLFAETRK encoded by the coding sequence ATGAAAGCGTACAAAAAGTATATGGCCGAGTTCGTTGGGACATTTGCGCTTGTGTTTATAGCGGCTGGCTCTGTATGCGCCGATTTTTATTTGAGGCAAGCAGGCGGGCAAGGACTGGGTTTGTTAGGTATTTCTATCGCATTTGGGGTGGTGGTAATCGCCGTTATTTATGCCACGAGCTATGTGTCCGGTTCCCATGTCAATCCTGCGGTAACTATATCATTTTGGATCAGCAGACGGATGGATCCCAATACGGCAATTATGTATATCATCTCTCAGATTGCCGGTGCAACACTGGCAGGACTCGCATTAAGAACCCTGTTTCCCGATGCGCTCAAGACCGTATATTTAGGAACATGTATGTTGTCGCCCGGGGTTTCTATTGGACGTGGAATATTGATGGAATTTATTATTACCTTTCTTTTGGTTTTTACCATTTACGGAACACTTGTGGATAGAAGGGCATCATCTGGATTTGCTGGAGTAGCTGTTGGACTGGTGGTACTCTTTGGAGCAATGATTGGGGGAACGATCAGTGGCGGTGCGATGAATCCTGCCCGCGTGTTTGGTCCAGCCATCGCATCGGGGCAGTTTACCCATCATTATGTCTGGTGGATTGGACCAATCCTGGGAGGAATTGTCGCAGGGTTTGTTTACGATCAACTCTTTGCTGAAACCAGAAAATAA
- a CDS encoding endonuclease III domain-containing protein, which yields MFAIDTVLKIIEQENRRFIEPVVTTISRKRIPFHVLISCLLSLRTKDQTTREASVRLFAVADDPEGMIKIPAQKLEKLIYPVGFYRTKAKKIKEICKVLLEKYDGKVPDEIDELLKLNGVGRKTANLVVTLGYQKPGICVDTHVHRITNRWGYVTTRNPHETEFALREKLPKKYWLTINDLLVTFGQNICVPISPKCSICPVNIYCKKVDVTRHR from the coding sequence TTGTTTGCTATTGATACCGTACTAAAGATTATTGAGCAAGAAAACAGACGGTTTATTGAACCCGTCGTTACAACTATTTCCAGAAAGCGAATCCCGTTCCATGTCCTCATTTCCTGCCTCTTAAGCCTCAGGACAAAGGATCAGACCACCCGTGAGGCTTCGGTACGGCTCTTTGCCGTGGCCGATGACCCGGAAGGTATGATAAAGATTCCTGCCCAGAAGTTAGAAAAACTCATCTATCCCGTGGGGTTCTACCGGACAAAGGCAAAGAAGATCAAGGAGATTTGTAAGGTATTACTTGAAAAATATGATGGAAAGGTACCTGACGAAATCGACGAATTATTAAAACTCAATGGTGTAGGTCGCAAGACGGCAAATTTAGTGGTAACTCTGGGATACCAGAAACCTGGCATCTGTGTCGATACCCACGTTCATCGGATTACCAATCGCTGGGGATATGTCACAACAAGGAATCCTCATGAAACCGAATTTGCCCTCCGTGAAAAACTCCCTAAAAAATATTGGCTTACTATCAATGATCTCCTCGTTACCTTCGGTCAAAATATCTGCGTCCCTATTTCACCCAAATGCAGCATCTGCCCGGTCAATATCTATTGCAAAAAGGTGGACGTAACAAGACACCGATAA
- a CDS encoding thiamine pyrophosphate-dependent enzyme, translating into MTTTTLTALKEQSCQTLLASGHTACTGCGEALAAKLVLGAAGSQVIVTDSTGCLEVFTTRFPQSSWEVPFIHSLFENSAAVASGIEAALKSLGRQNEAKVIAQGGDGGTADIGLQALSGMLERGHDILYVCYDNEAYMNTGVQRSGLTPFDCMTTTSPYGEFSWGNKHNKKDMPGIAAAHNIPYVATASVAFPKDIENKVKKALSITGPKYLQIHSPCPLGWRSDPQLTIKVAKLAVLTGLYPIFEMEDGKTTKVRKVTTPKTPVEEYLKIQGRFAHLFKSPKGKEEIQKIQEIADRNIEKYGLA; encoded by the coding sequence ATGACTACTACAACACTAACAGCATTGAAGGAACAATCGTGTCAAACACTCTTAGCTTCCGGGCACACCGCCTGTACTGGATGTGGTGAAGCGCTTGCCGCAAAGCTCGTATTGGGCGCTGCTGGTTCACAGGTAATTGTCACAGATTCCACGGGGTGTCTGGAGGTCTTTACCACACGGTTTCCCCAATCTTCATGGGAAGTCCCTTTCATCCACTCATTATTTGAAAATTCGGCTGCCGTGGCATCCGGTATCGAGGCTGCCCTGAAGTCACTGGGAAGACAAAACGAGGCAAAGGTCATTGCACAGGGTGGTGACGGTGGAACGGCCGATATCGGTCTCCAGGCACTCAGTGGCATGCTGGAAAGGGGACACGATATTCTTTACGTTTGTTACGATAATGAGGCATATATGAACACCGGCGTGCAGCGTAGCGGTTTGACGCCCTTCGACTGCATGACAACGACCAGTCCCTATGGGGAGTTTTCGTGGGGGAATAAACATAACAAAAAAGACATGCCTGGCATCGCAGCCGCTCATAATATTCCTTATGTCGCAACGGCCTCAGTGGCATTCCCGAAAGATATTGAAAACAAGGTAAAAAAGGCACTCTCTATAACGGGCCCAAAGTATCTGCAAATCCATTCCCCGTGTCCACTCGGCTGGAGATCTGACCCCCAACTGACCATCAAGGTTGCCAAATTAGCCGTACTGACAGGCCTTTATCCCATCTTTGAAATGGAGGATGGCAAGACAACAAAGGTAAGGAAGGTCACTACACCCAAAACCCCGGTTGAAGAATACCTGAAGATCCAGGGTCGCTTCGCCCATCTCTTCAAGTCACCAAAAGGGAAGGAAGAGATACAGAAGATCCAGGAAATTGCAGATAGGAATATTGAGAAATACGGATTGGCTTAA
- a CDS encoding transketolase C-terminal domain-containing protein encodes MSTTFIEGSIAVAKTVGVCRPHVISAYPITPQTHIVEHLSELVANGELKTEYVNVESEHSAASVVLGASATGARTYTATTSQGFLLMIEVLYNIAGMRLPVVMTCVNRAVSAPINIWNDQQDSLTARDSGWIQLYAEDNQEASDMHLQAFKIAENKDVMLPVMVCMDGFVLTHSFEPIELISQEEADKFLPPFKPQYYLTPKNPLTFGTMVGPDGYMETRYFIEKTMRASLQVIGDVAADFHNQFGRFQGGLIDTYKVEDASLVLVAMGSIIGTLKDVVDELRAKGQKIGILKVRSYRPFPKDEIYRALNHVKEIAVLEKAISLGYGGILVNEIKGVFYGKPKTPKINGFILGLGGRDITVDTIHHVIKDTVKATFEEKFVGLNEALIGGK; translated from the coding sequence ATGAGTACTACATTTATTGAAGGCTCAATTGCAGTAGCGAAAACTGTGGGCGTCTGCAGGCCCCATGTGATTTCAGCTTATCCTATTACACCACAGACCCATATTGTGGAGCATCTTTCGGAACTGGTGGCTAACGGAGAACTCAAAACAGAATATGTCAATGTAGAAAGCGAACATTCGGCGGCATCCGTGGTGCTGGGTGCAAGTGCAACAGGGGCGAGGACATATACAGCTACTACCTCACAGGGGTTTTTGCTTATGATTGAGGTGCTTTACAATATCGCCGGCATGCGGCTTCCTGTAGTCATGACCTGTGTCAACCGGGCCGTATCTGCCCCTATTAATATCTGGAATGACCAACAGGATTCTTTAACAGCTCGTGACAGCGGCTGGATACAGCTCTATGCAGAAGATAACCAGGAAGCAAGCGATATGCATTTACAGGCTTTCAAGATCGCCGAAAATAAGGACGTCATGCTTCCCGTTATGGTTTGTATGGATGGATTTGTCCTTACCCATTCGTTTGAACCAATTGAACTTATCTCGCAGGAAGAGGCCGATAAATTCCTGCCGCCATTCAAACCCCAATATTATCTTACTCCAAAAAATCCGCTCACCTTTGGAACAATGGTAGGCCCGGATGGGTACATGGAGACACGCTACTTCATTGAAAAGACGATGCGCGCCTCGTTACAGGTTATCGGTGATGTTGCAGCCGATTTCCATAACCAGTTCGGCCGTTTTCAGGGTGGACTTATTGATACGTATAAAGTTGAAGACGCCTCTCTGGTCCTCGTGGCTATGGGCTCTATTATCGGGACACTGAAGGACGTTGTCGATGAGTTACGGGCAAAGGGACAAAAAATTGGTATTCTCAAAGTCCGCTCATACCGGCCTTTCCCAAAGGATGAAATTTACAGGGCGTTGAATCATGTGAAAGAGATCGCCGTGCTTGAGAAAGCCATTTCCCTGGGCTATGGTGGCATATTGGTAAACGAAATCAAGGGTGTATTCTATGGCAAACCCAAGACACCAAAGATCAACGGATTTATTCTGGGTCTGGGTGGCCGGGATATCACCGTTGACACAATTCACCACGTCATTAAAGACACCGTGAAGGCTACATTCGAAGAAAAATTTGTTGGACTCAATGAGGCATTAATTGGGGGTAAATAA
- a CDS encoding 4Fe-4S binding protein — MRLDLGAIAKAGTSKGNQTGGWRNFKPIFHQEKCVGCGLCKIYCPEGCVTMVEKKKYTVDYTYCKGCGICAEECSSGDIEMVVEEK, encoded by the coding sequence ATGAGATTGGATTTAGGCGCCATTGCGAAGGCAGGTACCAGTAAGGGCAATCAGACCGGTGGCTGGAGGAATTTTAAGCCGATCTTCCATCAGGAAAAGTGCGTTGGTTGCGGCCTTTGTAAAATCTATTGTCCCGAAGGTTGTGTTACCATGGTAGAGAAAAAGAAATACACGGTAGATTATACGTATTGTAAAGGCTGTGGAATATGTGCTGAAGAATGTTCTTCAGGCGATATTGAAATGGTTGTGGAGGAAAAGTAA
- a CDS encoding pyruvate ferredoxin oxidoreductase subunit gamma: MIEIRVHGRGGQGSVTAAELLGFAAHSDGKYAQAFPSFGSERMGAPVQAFVRISDKPIRIRSQVYKPNYVIVQDPTLLDVINVLDGLREDGLLLINSKKKATDLGINTKVKVKTIPAMEIALEVIGRPIMNTTLLGAFAAATGEISLEGIRKAIHHKFPGSVGEKNIAAVLRAFDFIKKEAL; this comes from the coding sequence TTGATTGAAATAAGGGTTCATGGACGCGGCGGACAAGGTTCAGTTACGGCGGCAGAATTATTGGGATTTGCAGCTCATAGCGACGGAAAATATGCACAGGCGTTTCCATCATTTGGATCAGAAAGAATGGGGGCACCGGTTCAGGCTTTTGTGAGAATCAGTGACAAACCAATCCGCATCCGGAGTCAGGTGTATAAACCTAATTATGTGATCGTGCAAGACCCCACCTTATTAGATGTAATTAATGTATTGGATGGATTACGAGAAGATGGATTGCTGCTCATAAATTCAAAGAAAAAGGCTACCGATCTCGGCATTAATACAAAGGTAAAGGTAAAAACGATCCCGGCCATGGAAATTGCATTAGAAGTAATTGGAAGACCAATTATGAATACAACCCTTCTGGGGGCATTTGCTGCAGCTACGGGAGAAATCAGCCTGGAAGGTATACGGAAGGCGATTCACCATAAGTTTCCTGGATCAGTGGGAGAAAAAAATATTGCAGCAGTACTACGGGCTTTTGATTTTATCAAAAAGGAGGCATTATGA
- the cooS gene encoding anaerobic carbon-monoxide dehydrogenase catalytic subunit translates to MEEKQKAVDQVMLDRMKELKVETLYDRYQAQLPQCGYGSLALCCRHCNYGPCNIDPFGNGPKKGVCGADANTFAARHFLRMSGAGTGCHSDHGRAVAHLLVATARGEAPGYRIKDVEKLMAVAEFFGVKTKDRKINEIAEEVGEMALMEFGKPYGTLLFLKRAPEARQKVWEKAGIAPRAIDREVCESLHRTGMGGDQDYRNLTKQAMRVALADGWGGSMIATELQDILFGTPKPVQGRSNLGVLKKDHVNIVVHGHEPQLAEAIVAASNDPDVAKASSAAGAKGVVIAGLCCTANELLVRHGIPMAGHTTMQEAAIATGAVELMVVDIQCIMQALIETAKHFHTKFITTLSKAKIYGAEHVEFTDEHALEAAKKIIMMAIENFKNRDNKKVFIPGGAEPDVVAGFSHETIKYMLGGRYRASYRPLNDNIINGRIRGVVGIAGCTSPRIGAGEESYVSLAKELIANNILVVGTGCAAGQCASGGLMIPELKDLCGEGLREVCEAVGMPPVLHSGACVDNSRILIALSEMVKEGGLGSDISELPVAGVCLEWMHEKAIAIGQYFVASGVYTIFGMNSPVAGAPDMQRLLTKEMEELVGARWAFERDLKKIGKMVMDHIEKKRDALGINVKKERKLYDMAERRALERECKPVSGHHS, encoded by the coding sequence ATGGAAGAAAAACAAAAAGCGGTTGATCAGGTTATGCTTGATCGAATGAAAGAACTCAAAGTAGAAACTCTCTATGATAGATACCAGGCACAGCTTCCGCAGTGTGGATATGGTAGCCTTGCATTATGCTGCCGCCATTGTAATTATGGACCGTGCAACATCGATCCCTTCGGTAATGGGCCAAAGAAAGGGGTTTGCGGTGCTGATGCAAACACCTTCGCAGCCCGGCATTTCCTTCGTATGAGTGGCGCTGGTACCGGGTGTCACTCTGATCATGGACGCGCTGTCGCTCACCTGTTGGTAGCAACAGCAAGAGGCGAAGCGCCGGGTTACAGGATCAAAGATGTGGAAAAGCTTATGGCAGTTGCTGAGTTTTTTGGAGTAAAGACGAAAGACCGTAAGATTAACGAAATTGCCGAGGAAGTCGGTGAGATGGCGCTCATGGAGTTTGGGAAGCCTTACGGAACTTTGTTGTTTCTTAAGAGGGCGCCAGAGGCGCGTCAAAAAGTATGGGAAAAGGCGGGTATTGCCCCAAGGGCTATTGATCGCGAAGTTTGTGAAAGTTTACATCGAACAGGGATGGGTGGAGATCAAGACTATCGTAACCTTACAAAACAGGCTATGCGTGTAGCATTGGCGGATGGTTGGGGTGGCAGTATGATAGCAACAGAATTACAGGATATTTTATTCGGTACCCCAAAACCCGTTCAGGGGAGATCGAATCTGGGTGTCCTGAAAAAAGATCATGTGAATATTGTTGTCCACGGGCATGAACCTCAACTTGCTGAGGCTATTGTCGCGGCCTCCAATGATCCAGACGTAGCAAAAGCCTCAAGTGCTGCTGGGGCAAAGGGTGTAGTAATTGCAGGTCTTTGTTGCACGGCGAATGAACTCCTTGTAAGACACGGGATTCCTATGGCCGGGCATACCACCATGCAGGAAGCAGCCATAGCGACGGGTGCCGTTGAGTTAATGGTTGTTGATATTCAGTGCATAATGCAGGCTTTGATTGAAACGGCAAAACACTTTCACACCAAATTTATTACGACCTTATCGAAGGCAAAGATCTATGGTGCTGAGCATGTAGAGTTTACCGATGAACATGCGCTTGAAGCGGCAAAAAAGATTATCATGATGGCCATAGAAAACTTTAAAAACCGTGATAACAAAAAAGTGTTTATACCAGGTGGTGCAGAACCTGATGTTGTTGCAGGCTTTAGTCATGAGACCATTAAATATATGCTGGGCGGCAGGTATCGGGCGAGCTACAGACCTTTAAACGATAACATAATAAACGGAAGGATTCGCGGAGTTGTTGGCATTGCAGGTTGTACAAGCCCTAGAATAGGGGCAGGTGAAGAATCTTACGTAAGCTTGGCAAAAGAACTCATCGCTAACAATATATTAGTTGTAGGGACTGGTTGTGCAGCCGGGCAGTGCGCATCTGGTGGATTAATGATTCCTGAGTTAAAGGATTTGTGTGGTGAAGGTCTCAGAGAAGTCTGTGAAGCAGTAGGTATGCCGCCGGTTTTACATTCTGGCGCCTGTGTTGATAATAGCCGTATCCTTATAGCCCTTTCTGAGATGGTAAAAGAAGGTGGTTTAGGAAGTGATATTAGTGAACTGCCGGTTGCCGGTGTATGTCTGGAATGGATGCATGAAAAGGCAATTGCTATTGGACAGTATTTTGTGGCGTCCGGTGTGTATACCATTTTCGGTATGAATTCACCTGTTGCAGGTGCGCCTGATATGCAAAGGTTATTAACAAAAGAGATGGAAGAGTTAGTTGGTGCAAGGTGGGCTTTTGAACGGGATTTAAAGAAAATAGGCAAAATGGTAATGGATCACATAGAAAAGAAGAGAGACGCACTTGGCATAAATGTCAAAAAGGAGAGAAAACTTTACGATATGGCCGAAAGAAGGGCACTGGAAAGGGAGTGTAAACCTGTTTCCGGGCATCATTCATAA
- a CDS encoding cyclase family protein, whose protein sequence is MNFYDITLTISDTLVTWPADPAVSIRKTSLISQGSSCNLSELTLGSHCGTHIDASYHFEENGIKIDQIPLDYLIENVTVFEIKNKEKIDLGDLKSLKLNDCERVIFKTINSTYWKFSEFKKDFVYITKEAAQYLADNDVKLVGIDYLSVEKFQNKHADTHHVFLKKGIIIIEGLDLSNVKAGDYELIALPLKIKDGDGSPARVILKSIR, encoded by the coding sequence ATGAATTTTTATGATATCACGCTCACCATATCAGACACCCTTGTCACATGGCCTGCAGATCCTGCCGTATCCATTCGAAAAACAAGCCTGATTTCTCAGGGTAGCTCATGCAATCTATCAGAACTAACATTAGGTTCGCATTGCGGCACGCACATCGACGCTTCCTATCATTTTGAAGAAAATGGTATCAAGATCGACCAGATTCCATTAGATTATCTCATAGAAAACGTAACGGTATTCGAGATAAAAAATAAAGAAAAGATTGATTTGGGGGATCTAAAATCATTAAAATTGAATGATTGCGAAAGAGTTATTTTTAAGACCATTAACTCTACCTATTGGAAATTTTCAGAATTTAAAAAAGATTTCGTTTACATCACAAAAGAAGCCGCCCAATATTTAGCTGATAACGACGTCAAACTTGTTGGGATCGATTATCTTTCTGTCGAAAAGTTTCAAAACAAGCATGCAGATACCCATCACGTATTTTTGAAAAAAGGTATCATTATCATTGAAGGGCTTGATTTGAGTAATGTAAAAGCGGGAGACTATGAACTGATCGCTTTACCGCTAAAAATAAAAGACGGTGACGGAAGCCCGGCCCGGGTAATTTTGAAAAGTATACGGTAG